One genomic segment of Vibrio quintilis includes these proteins:
- a CDS encoding glycoside hydrolase family 32 protein, with the protein MTPDELIAACGGRDNLRRALKVSETVIIELGDPSLRTEQVASLPFNPALSQITWKQEVPLTADEWQYFSDIIDESIRQQISALRVTEPACFRPQWHIAPVQGMLNDPNGFTFHQGEYHLFHGLYQFSGKHKDRCWVHYTSPDLVNWTSHPVALCTSDWFDSHGVYSGHAVSQQDELVIIYTGNVRIGEQRDRLSTQCLATSADGIHFTKHGPLIDELPPGVTPHFRDPKIFRHHDHWIMLLGAQEETPDGTLRARLALYRSKDLRDWQYCGLYGETLNDGHFGYMWECPDLFEADGQLFSMLCPQGITSHSQFYTIPHHCGYVKATLDAEDNLSLREFRHLDHGFDFYAPQTTQAADGRRLLIGWMGMPDETRRPSTQEGWLHQLTCIRELTYQNGQLYQQPARELQQLRGAEKIIRFSGVSSREVVSLTSKCFELQTRFRWPQQGQITLRLMDNGEYYCDLILDADNQRIMLDRSHALPQDGDTLREIPWPDKQDVSVQLLADNASLEIFINDGRYVMTSSVFTPTDACRVQFISSHPCTWQDVSCWSLRQHATDTKVILKSSA; encoded by the coding sequence ATGACACCAGACGAATTAATAGCAGCCTGTGGTGGCCGGGATAACCTGCGCCGGGCACTCAAAGTCAGCGAGACAGTGATTATCGAATTAGGCGATCCCTCACTCAGAACAGAGCAAGTCGCTTCACTTCCGTTTAATCCAGCTCTTTCGCAGATAACCTGGAAGCAGGAAGTCCCCCTGACAGCCGACGAATGGCAGTATTTCAGCGACATCATTGATGAGAGCATCCGCCAGCAAATCTCTGCCCTGAGAGTCACAGAACCTGCCTGTTTCCGTCCGCAATGGCACATTGCTCCGGTGCAGGGCATGTTAAATGACCCGAACGGATTTACCTTTCATCAGGGCGAATATCATCTGTTTCACGGCCTCTATCAATTTTCAGGAAAGCATAAAGATCGCTGCTGGGTTCACTACACCAGTCCGGATTTAGTCAACTGGACATCACACCCTGTCGCCCTTTGTACCTCTGACTGGTTTGACAGTCACGGCGTCTACTCCGGCCATGCTGTCAGCCAGCAGGATGAACTGGTGATTATCTACACCGGCAATGTCCGGATTGGAGAGCAGCGGGACCGGCTCAGTACACAATGCCTCGCAACCTCCGCTGATGGGATTCACTTTACCAAGCACGGTCCGTTAATTGACGAACTGCCGCCAGGTGTTACACCGCATTTCCGGGATCCGAAGATCTTCCGCCATCATGATCACTGGATCATGTTACTGGGCGCTCAGGAAGAAACACCGGACGGTACACTCAGAGCCCGTCTGGCACTTTACCGCTCAAAAGATTTACGGGACTGGCAATACTGCGGGCTATACGGAGAAACGCTGAATGACGGACACTTCGGCTATATGTGGGAATGCCCGGATCTGTTTGAAGCAGACGGGCAGCTTTTCTCGATGCTCTGCCCGCAGGGGATTACATCTCACAGTCAGTTTTACACCATTCCGCATCACTGCGGCTATGTGAAAGCGACACTCGATGCTGAAGATAACCTCTCGCTCCGGGAATTCAGACATCTGGATCATGGGTTCGATTTCTACGCACCGCAGACAACACAGGCAGCAGATGGCCGCCGGTTATTAATCGGCTGGATGGGCATGCCGGATGAAACCAGGCGACCTTCGACTCAGGAAGGCTGGCTTCACCAGCTGACCTGTATCCGGGAGCTGACTTATCAAAACGGCCAGCTTTATCAACAACCGGCCAGAGAGCTGCAACAGTTACGGGGCGCAGAGAAAATCATCCGGTTTTCTGGTGTATCCAGCCGGGAAGTGGTGTCTTTGACGTCAAAATGCTTTGAGCTGCAAACCCGTTTCCGCTGGCCGCAACAGGGACAGATAACATTGCGCTTAATGGATAACGGTGAATACTATTGTGATCTGATTCTGGATGCAGATAACCAGCGTATCATGCTGGATCGCAGCCATGCCCTGCCTCAGGATGGCGACACACTGCGTGAAATCCCGTGGCCGGATAAACAGGACGTCAGCGTTCAGTTATTGGCTGATAACGCATCTCTGGAGATCTTTATCAACGATGGCCGGTATGTCATGACATCCAGCGTGTTCACACCAACAGATGCATGTCGTGTTCAGTTCATCAGCAGTCATCCCTGTACATGGCAGGATGTCAGTTGCTGGTCTTTGCGTCAGCACGCAACTGATACCAAAGTGATACTGAAATCATCAGCATAG